The Equus quagga isolate Etosha38 chromosome 20, UCLA_HA_Equagga_1.0, whole genome shotgun sequence genomic interval TCACTTGTGACTCATTTGGTGACTTGGACCCATGTCTCCACTTTCTTAGGCTATTACTCAAGTAAAGGCCAACCTAAATCCTGACCAACTGTCTCCTTGCCTTCTGTGGGCCCACTCCAGACCAGGGGTTTTAGCTTTTGACTATTGGGAAAGAATTATATTAGCTAAGCTTTCAGGCTTGTCCACAGGGCTGTGCCTAAACCCTTTGATCTCCTTTACTATTTATACCTAATGGTCATAGAGTGCAATAATAAGGATACATGTTATTACCACTAGATTAATAGAATACTAGTAGATTAGAGTAGGTTAATTCTGTTATGTTTATATACAATAAGctttattatatgtatgtataattgcTTTGCAACTTGAAAATTGAGGCTGGACCACTTAACAGTAGTTTAATAACTTACCGACTTTGTCCAAGACTGAAAAACCTATGGAAAAGGTAGAATTGGAGCTAGACTTTAAAGGATGGGTATACTTTTTTCTGtaagcagggaggagaggcaggggatTCCATTTAAGGGGACAGACATAAGCAGAGTCTTAAAGGAAGGAGCATGCAAATTTGGACCATTGTGAGTAgatcattttttactttttcagaggGTTCATGTAGTAAGGATAAAACTAGATAATTCAGAATCaaactctggaaaattctcagtgtTCAACTAAGATGTTTGAATTAGTAGGCTTTTGGTATGTCCTGTGAATTCATTTGGCTTTTCTTGAATAATGTACACATACAGCTTAGTTGTGAGATTCCGTAAGAGATTCACATGTTCACTGCATCCTAACACTTGGCCTGGTTCATGTAAACTGATGGCCACTGCCGAGTCTCCTTTCTACAAGTGGTTGTGCCTTGGGGAGTGTCAGATCAGCTGCCTTCATCCTGATGCTTTAGTTCACTGCCTGCTGTCCATTCTGAGCTGTGCCTGATCAGCCTTTCCCCTAATTTTTCCTTGTTAATCTCCAGATTCTAAGTCAGTGATACGATAAATGCTTATCACAAGAGTTGTGAATTCTTATTTAAAGCTTTCTTTGTATCTCCTTCACTCTTAAAAATGTTGTTTGATATGAATTTTGTTTATAAGATAGTTATTaactttcctgtttctcttcctttgcagACCTAGAGGATCAAGACATAATGGGAGCATTTTTAGACAAGCCAAAGATGGAAAAACATAATGCCCAGGGGCAGGGTAATGGGTTGCGATATGGGCTAAGCAGCATGCAAGGCTGGCGAGTTGAGATGGAGGATGCACATACGGCCGTGATCGGTTTGCCAAGTGGACTTGAAACATGGTCTTTCTTTGCTGTGTATGATGGGCATGCTGGTTCTCAGGTTGCCAAATACTGCTGTGAGCATTTGTTAGATCACATCACCAATAACCAGGATTTTAAAGGGTCTGCAGGAGCACCTTCTGTGGAAAATGTAAAGAATGGAATCAGAACAGGTTTTCTGGAGATTGATGAACATATGAGAGTTATGTCAGAGAAGAAACATGGTGCAGATAGAAGTGGGTCAACAGCTGTGGGTGTGTTAATTTCTCCTCAACATACTTATTTCATTAACTGTGGAGACTCGAGAGGTTTACTTTGTAGGAACAGGAAAGTTCACTTCTTCACACAAGATCACAAACCAAGTAATCCGCTGGAAAAAGAACGAATTCAGAATGCAGGTGGTTCTGTAATGATTCAGCGTGTGAATGGCTCTCTGGCTGTATCGAGGGCCCTTGGGGACTTTGATTACAAGTGTGTCCATGGAAAAGGTCCTACAGAGCAGCTTGTCTCACCAGAGCCTGAAGTCCATGATATTGAAAGATCTGAAGAAGATGACCAGTTTATTATCCTTgcatgtgatggtatttgggaTGTTATGGGAAATGAAGAGCTCTGTGATTTTGTAAGATCCAGACTTGAAGTCACTGATGACCTTGAGAAAGTTTGCAATGAAGTAGTCGACACCTGTTTGTATAAGGTAGctagacttttcttttaaaagataaaatgattttGTGCCATCTTAATTACTGCTGTGGTATTTAATCATCTTAGAACCTGTAGTTCTCAGAAATAAGTTTTTGACACAATTGCAAGATACTCTTCACACTGATAAAAATACTGAagagtttttagaaataaataacccaattacaaagtATGCAAGAGTCATATAATCTGAGCGTTTAGTCTTAAGTAACCATGACTACTTGAGCCTTTTAAGATTGTGGAAGATTATCAAAGGTAAAAGGATTATATCAAAGTGTAGGTTTTAAAAGAAAGGGGACGGAGAAGGTTAAGTCTCAGTGTCCataaatgaaaagcattttagaattttaacaatttatttttaccatGTGATATCTCCGTACATTTATGGAAGTACTTTGAGACTATGGTCTAATGAATCTGTAGCACCAAGAAAGAGAATTGAGTGATGTGGTGTGATGTAACGGAAATAGCCGTGAACATGGGAGTCAGAAGAACTTGGTATGAGACTGTATATGACTTCAGGTAAGCTATTTAAACTGTCTGGAAGATCAGTTTCTCTAATTATAAAAAAGGTAAGAGAGATTATTACCCTTTCTCATGGGGTTGTTGGGTTGATCAAATGGGATTGTGTACATAGATGAGCCAGCTCAGCTcctttattttgcagatgaggaagctgaagtcaGAGAAGGCTCTGCTAACTTGTTAGACCTGGAAACAAGGCTTATCTCTATTACTTTTGTACTCTACAGTTTTGAATAAATTGTTCAACGTCGCTCAGCTAttaagtggagataataatatgtAACTAGTAAGACTGTTGAGGAGTTAAATTAACGAgctaatgtatatatatatatgaattgcCTAGTTTAGCAAATAATATGTACTTGATACATGCTGCCCCCTTTCCTAGAGAAGTTAGAAGTGACTTCTACAGGGTTATTATACAATTTACTTCTTTAGTAATGGTACCAAGACCAAAATCTAAGCCCTTGACTTAGGTTCAGTGTTCTTTCTGCTACATTGTTCTATTTTGTCAGTAATGCTCcttaactaatttttttattttgactttttttaaaatatactgactTTATAAAACTCTGCTGAGGctatatatttgattttcttttaacatgCGCCGATAGAAAGTCAACATAATATTCTTTGTAGTTTTATATGCACACTGCCAGCTTTacttaaaatcttaattaaaatctGATCATACTTAGAAATCAGGTTTATGTGATATCCAACACAAATCAAGTTTATGTAATATCCaacatatatgttaaaaaaatcaatagagcAACAACTTAATAGTGCACACTGTTAATTTCcgaatttgggaagaactgaacAGTGATGCATGTGTTCTTTGTCCTTTTCAGTATGTATACAGGTAACATCTATTTTGTTGGGTTTATTCTGTAGCACTTAAGAATTAAATAGTTGTCAGCTAAGTTAAAAGCTGTTTTCTTGAGAAAATTGCCAGATTCAGATATTAGTAAATTATGACTCagattccactttttcttttctgcattctactctattttaaaaattattcagtagCTTATCATTTGCCACATTTTATACAaatccaagattttttttaatattaaattctttGTATTGTTTGCTTAAACTAATGGTATAAGGTCAGTTTTCTCATATAGTGGAATTAAATCCTTAAAatgtgaggatttttttaaaatgtaaaagttaacTCTAGTTAGTAATAGGAAGGAAAGTGTGGGGAGACCAATATCAACTCAGGTATTTTAATTATAGCATTTTGAATACCTAgttgtctttaaaaatgaatgtacTTTATAAAaagttgtcatttttttaattatgaaagttaAAAGCTGGCTTATAAACTTTATATATGTAGTTTTACTTCTAATTCcgtatctttatttattttgaagcaaattaatTAGCCCaacaatttattataatttattttaaatgtaagtttGTCAAGTACATGTAACTACAGGTCAAATCCTCTTGTAAGGAACACCACTAgaattgtccattttgttgaatgaatgactgtgtgTGTAGGTTTATGTGTGTTAGGTATCACTTCAAGTGAAGTAGGCCACCAAAAGATGTTcaggaatatttttgttttatagaatttttcAGAATGATTGTTGCAGTGAGTTTAACCTGTAGtgtttctctcctgtctttttgAGTGTTGATTATACTGTATACTATATTGTATACTATATTTGTATGGGGGGTACCTCCtccacatatgtgtgtatatttttttctccttaaaaacaatatatattttcaacTAGAATAAATATAATTGGCGTGGCTGTAAAGGTTCTCAAGGCTttgaagagcaaaaagaaaactatattattttctcaaacttttatCTTCCCAGGGAAGTCGAGACAACATGAGTGTGATATTGATCTGTTTTCCAAATGCACCCAAAGTATCACCAGAAGCagtgaagaaggaggcagagctggaCAAGTACCTGGAAAGCAGAGTAGAAGGTGGatcatttaacaaaaaataagtagctttattaaagaaaaacctCAACACAATCAAACTTTAACATTTTAGCTTTTAGAGCTTTATAAGCTTTTGACATCTAGTGTTTAGTGTACAAAAATGAGAAAGGGCATTTCTGTAGTAGCTGTTACAATGTTTGCAATTGTCCTAGCACGGTTATATTAGAAATAACTAGTGTGGCCCTGTACATTCTGTTCAGCatacttttgtttaaaaaggcTGAAGTGTTTATATGCTTTAAAATTCATGATGAGTTCACTGGCATGAATAATTTTATGCCAGGAAAGTCTGATTTGTGGTTTATTTGATTATAAACAGATTATTTATGATGGTGATAATATGAATACCATCTTTCTCTGTAAAGCTGTGCGTATGAATTTAagatttttaggatttttttcaatAAGCTGAAGATCACAGCCTGGTTATTAACAACCTCTATGTGccacagcttttaaaaatttattttaatctgtttcaCAGCTTTTTGCCTAAACCGTAAACTGCCTCACCTCGACAACATAGACCCACATATAGAAATGCTAGGTCTCTACATGGCAGAAATGTAAACGCTGAATAAAGTCAAGAATAAGTTTGCAATTCCGGGAGTATATTTGTCATAATTCTGCAAATTACTTTGAGATAGTTAGAAGGATATTTGTAACTCTCAAATGTAAtgcctttaaatatttgaaaaaatttaaatgatcttTGCAGCTACTACTTGGTATAAATATTAAGTTTCCCCAGAGAATTCCAGTGTAATGCATATATGCAGTACGTATGTAGATTATGCAGTTTCTTTATGCAGAAAAATTTGACATGCCTATAATAGTGTTAAAATGCATTTTGGGCCCCTAATGTCATTAATTTGCACGTTAAAGACCTTTAATAGCATGTAAGCATTGACCTACATACTATTATTTCCTGCTGTGCctgcattattaaaattaatgtacactttaattttgttttctccctttttacagttttatatcAATTATAATCAGACTCCTATTAGGATTATaatggttttgattttcagtACTATCTAGAGCTGctactttgtttttgttgctcTCTCCCACTTGAGAGTGATATGTCTAGTTATGTGTATGTGCTATTTAGTATTTCTTTCATTGGACGCACTATTCATGAGTTGATTCCTAACTATTACCAAGGGTCttggaatttttatattttaaatgaatcatttCAATATGTTGTTTATACATaatacagtaaaagaaaatatttagaacgCTGCCAAGTCATATCACATTGGTTCAAACTGCTGGTTAGTGGAAAAATATGAAATCGTAAGAAGACTATGTATTGGGATAAGTTGATATTTAATTTACCAGCACTTTAAAGTAACTTGGTtgtaatgttttcttattgatttaaagaaatacaaataagtaCTTGAGTTTTATTTACTATGAAATGGGATCAAATTTTAGAAATGAGTTACGACTTTTCTCTTTAGTGTATGCTCTTTAAATTTttgatgcaattttaaataattgctttagatacataattttatgttacaatattgttttatattgtttattatCAAGCAAGAATTGCCACCTGAACAGAATTTACATTAATAATATTTCTGATATGTTGAAATGTTGTTATACTTGTACCATTCAACTGGAGATTATGATGTCATAAATTAAATACAATATTCATTACTGAGGTGGATTTGATGAGACTGCAACTAGAGattaaatattacattaattaaaacagctgctatatttaaaaacagaaaaaaatgtaactatttgTATTGTGAAAGTTGTTATATGTCTCAAGTGAAAAATACTGCGTTCAGATTCCAAAACAGGCACCAagtacctttctttctttctttctttaaatacgTGCCTTCACTAAATTGCTGTGACCTACTAaacctcattttatttcttttgaatactTTTGGCTTCTCTGTCCACAtgacagaaaagaacaaaggctCTTCAACTCTCCTTCTATTATCTGTGCCCGTCTGAATACTTGACTCTCTACGGTTGTGAAAGGATTCAGCTCATAATTTAAACCATACTGCTTAAAGTTGTGGTCCTTCTAAGCCAATTTAAGGTTATACTTGTgcgtatatatttttaaaatctttgctacCGACTGCCCAAGATTTAAATTTGCTAATTTGGAGATATCTGATAGAATCCTTCAGACtttgtggaggggaggggagaagagcagaCTGTGTTTATTTGTATATGAGTGTGTGAAACATAGGtcttctatacatatatattctttaataaaagCATTCAATCTTTTTGCCATTCTAATTAAAATGTATAGTCCAAGAACAATTAaaggaatatttcttaaaattcattacttttttcttttttaaaagcaaaagaagcaaGG includes:
- the PPM1A gene encoding protein phosphatase 1A isoform X2 produces the protein MGAFLDKPKMEKHNAQGQGNGLRYGLSSMQGWRVEMEDAHTAVIGLPSGLETWSFFAVYDGHAGSQVAKYCCEHLLDHITNNQDFKGSAGAPSVENVKNGIRTGFLEIDEHMRVMSEKKHGADRSGSTAVGVLISPQHTYFINCGDSRGLLCRNRKVHFFTQDHKPSNPLEKERIQNAGGSVMIQRVNGSLAVSRALGDFDYKCVHGKGPTEQLVSPEPEVHDIERSEEDDQFIILACDGIWDVMGNEELCDFVRSRLEVTDDLEKVCNEVVDTCLYKGSRDNMSVILICFPNAPKVSPEAVKKEAELDKYLESRVEEIIKKQGEGVPDLVHVMRTLASENIPSLPPGGELASKRNVIEAVYNRLNPYKNDDTDSASTDDMW
- the PPM1A gene encoding protein phosphatase 1A isoform X1, which encodes MQIHSRFSSLICIAKTISVFIKQRSSSYQHLPSFRCLFRTDHLLYLEDQDIMGAFLDKPKMEKHNAQGQGNGLRYGLSSMQGWRVEMEDAHTAVIGLPSGLETWSFFAVYDGHAGSQVAKYCCEHLLDHITNNQDFKGSAGAPSVENVKNGIRTGFLEIDEHMRVMSEKKHGADRSGSTAVGVLISPQHTYFINCGDSRGLLCRNRKVHFFTQDHKPSNPLEKERIQNAGGSVMIQRVNGSLAVSRALGDFDYKCVHGKGPTEQLVSPEPEVHDIERSEEDDQFIILACDGIWDVMGNEELCDFVRSRLEVTDDLEKVCNEVVDTCLYKGSRDNMSVILICFPNAPKVSPEAVKKEAELDKYLESRVEEIIKKQGEGVPDLVHVMRTLASENIPSLPPGGELASKRNVIEAVYNRLNPYKNDDTDSASTDDMW